One Flavobacteriales bacterium DNA window includes the following coding sequences:
- a CDS encoding phosphohydrolase: protein MKKIFTYISERHESIFRIGLFILATGFIVFLFPKEGKFKYEYQKGLPWSHTDLIAPFPFAINKSADEVIIEQSNARLGAKDYFRRDKNGYEM, encoded by the coding sequence ATGAAAAAGATATTCACTTACATCTCCGAAAGACACGAATCTATTTTTAGAATAGGGCTATTTATTTTGGCCACAGGATTTATAGTGTTTTTATTTCCTAAGGAAGGTAAGTTTAAGTACGAGTACCAAAAAGGACTTCCTTGGTCTCATACAGATTTAATTGCTCCATTTCCATTTGCTATTAATAAATCAGCAGATGAAGTAATCATTGAACAAAGTAATGCAAGGCTAGGAGCAAAGGATTATTTCAGAAGAGATAAAAATGGCTATGAAATG
- a CDS encoding acetyl-CoA C-acyltransferase produces MKEVYIVSATRTPIGGFGGHLSSITAPKLGSFAIREAVSSSGIDINQVDEVLMGNVLQANLGQAPARQAAILSGLSENVPCTTINKVCSSGMKAIMLGAQSILTGDNDIVVAGGMENMSAVPYYLDKVRNGYRLGNGQIIDGLVSDGLTDAYDGNHMGLAAELCAENNNISRKDQDNYAIESYQRSSKAWSEGKFGDEVCSVEVPQRKGDPKIIDTDEEFTNVNLEKIPNLRTVFKKDGTVTAGNASTLNDGAAALVLMSKDKADELGIKPLAKILAHADAAQEPVNFTTAPSKAIPIALKKARITISDVDYFEINEAFSVVSLANNQLLNLDPAKVNVNGGAVSLGHPLGCSGARIIVTLINVLKQNKGMIGVAGICNGGGGASAIVIELM; encoded by the coding sequence ATGAAAGAAGTTTACATCGTTTCGGCCACAAGAACTCCAATAGGAGGCTTTGGTGGTCATCTCTCATCCATAACTGCTCCTAAACTTGGTTCTTTTGCAATACGAGAAGCAGTCAGTTCTTCAGGAATCGATATCAATCAAGTGGATGAAGTATTAATGGGTAATGTATTACAAGCAAATCTGGGTCAAGCTCCTGCTCGACAAGCCGCGATTCTTTCCGGATTATCCGAAAATGTGCCATGCACAACTATCAATAAAGTATGTTCCTCTGGAATGAAAGCAATCATGCTTGGAGCACAATCTATATTAACAGGAGATAATGATATCGTTGTAGCTGGAGGAATGGAAAATATGTCTGCAGTTCCTTATTACTTAGACAAGGTGAGGAATGGATACCGCTTAGGTAATGGACAAATTATCGATGGCTTGGTAAGCGATGGTTTAACTGACGCATACGATGGCAACCACATGGGTTTAGCGGCAGAGTTATGTGCTGAAAACAATAACATATCCAGAAAAGATCAAGATAATTATGCAATAGAGTCTTATCAAAGATCTTCTAAAGCATGGTCTGAAGGAAAGTTCGGTGATGAAGTTTGTTCTGTGGAAGTTCCACAACGAAAAGGTGATCCCAAAATCATTGATACGGATGAAGAATTTACAAATGTCAATCTCGAAAAAATCCCAAACCTTAGAACTGTATTCAAAAAAGACGGTACGGTAACAGCTGGCAATGCCTCTACTCTTAATGATGGCGCTGCAGCGTTGGTACTTATGAGTAAAGACAAAGCAGACGAACTGGGTATTAAACCACTAGCCAAGATATTAGCTCATGCTGATGCGGCTCAAGAACCAGTAAATTTCACAACAGCTCCTTCTAAAGCAATTCCGATTGCTCTAAAAAAGGCAAGGATAACAATTAGTGATGTAGACTATTTTGAAATTAACGAAGCATTCTCTGTTGTATCTCTGGCCAACAATCAACTATTAAATTTAGATCCCGCTAAAGTCAATGTTAATGGTGGTGCCGTTTCTCTTGGACACCCATTAGGTTGTTCTGGAGCTAGGATTATAGTAACATTGATTAATGTTCTGAAACAAAATAAAGGAATGATTGGTGTAGCGGGAATATGTAATGGAGGCGGTGGTGCTTCAGCTATTGTAATCGAATTAATGTAA
- a CDS encoding C40 family peptidase: MEYGITILSIVPVRTNPGDIHEMCTQLLFGDHYTILEEIKNWTKIRVAFDDYEGWICAKQVRKISEKEFIQVNSTTNNLLISKLALLDTSSVNFVISIGSSLPQYKNGQGKIADLQFTLSNDIETKSVVEPKRLIEIAKIYAGAPYLWGGKSIFGIDCSGYSQMVYKICGIKIKRDASQQVIQGTLIKEVSESQPGDLAFFNNPKGAITHVGIILEGNVILHASGFVRQDRLDSKGIFNKDSNEYTHFLHSIKRHF; this comes from the coding sequence ATGGAATATGGAATTACCATATTAAGTATTGTCCCAGTGAGGACAAACCCAGGTGATATACATGAAATGTGCACTCAGCTATTATTTGGTGATCACTATACTATTCTAGAAGAAATAAAAAACTGGACAAAAATCAGAGTTGCTTTCGACGATTATGAAGGGTGGATTTGTGCAAAGCAAGTTCGAAAAATTAGCGAAAAAGAGTTTATTCAAGTTAATTCGACAACGAACAATCTATTGATTAGTAAACTTGCGCTTTTAGATACTTCATCCGTTAATTTTGTCATTTCGATAGGAAGCAGTCTCCCCCAATATAAAAATGGCCAAGGAAAAATCGCCGATCTTCAATTTACTCTATCTAACGACATAGAAACAAAAAGTGTGGTTGAACCCAAAAGGTTAATAGAAATAGCTAAAATATATGCCGGTGCTCCTTATTTATGGGGTGGTAAATCTATTTTCGGAATCGATTGTTCTGGATATTCTCAAATGGTATATAAGATTTGTGGGATTAAAATAAAGCGGGACGCATCACAGCAAGTAATTCAAGGAACACTAATAAAAGAGGTAAGTGAATCTCAACCCGGAGACTTAGCTTTCTTCAACAACCCTAAAGGAGCTATTACCCATGTGGGAATTATTCTTGAGGGCAATGTTATTCTACATGCCTCCGGTTTTGTAAGGCAAGACCGACTGGATTCTAAAGGAATTTTCAATAAAGATTCTAACGAATACACACATTTTCTTCATAGTATCAAAAGGCACTTCTAG